In one Cloacibacillus porcorum genomic region, the following are encoded:
- a CDS encoding aspartate aminotransferase family protein: MNHAFPRNFKSEYLKAEKGAGIYIFDADGKEYIDGCSGALVSNLGHCVDEVIEAVNQQYKKLEFGHPSRWSFPIVEEAAAAVAEIAPKGLDTVWFVSGGSEAVESALKLARQYFYDRDGIYTSKSLTIGRWNSFHGNTLGTMAVGGAMSRRRIFSPLFKESPKIEATYCYRCPFGLKQESCNTRCAYRLEEEIRRVGPQYISSFIAEPIVGSTVGALVPPDEYWPIVRDICTKYDVLLIADEVMTGCGRTGKGFAVDNWNVVPDIIATAKGLAAGYVPTGGMIASTSIVDTIRNTSGGFMHGHTYNSNPIAAAAVVAVMRYMKEHKVIENVARNGEYLISGVRKIAAENPIIGDVRGKGFMCGVEIVKDKDTKAPFEKGVGAAGVATKECINAGLIIYPSGGMIDGVEGDNFLLAPPLVTTKEEIDLILERLSKGMSAASKKLLK, translated from the coding sequence ATGAACCATGCTTTTCCGCGTAATTTCAAATCAGAGTATTTAAAGGCAGAAAAGGGCGCCGGGATATATATTTTTGACGCTGACGGCAAGGAGTATATCGATGGATGCAGCGGCGCTCTCGTCTCCAACTTGGGACATTGCGTAGACGAAGTCATTGAGGCGGTCAATCAGCAGTATAAAAAACTTGAGTTCGGACATCCCTCGCGCTGGTCGTTCCCAATTGTGGAAGAGGCGGCTGCCGCCGTTGCGGAGATCGCCCCAAAGGGTCTGGACACAGTATGGTTTGTCAGCGGCGGAAGCGAAGCCGTTGAGTCGGCGCTGAAGCTTGCGAGGCAGTATTTCTACGACAGAGACGGGATTTATACGAGCAAATCTTTGACGATAGGCCGCTGGAATTCTTTCCATGGGAATACCCTGGGCACGATGGCTGTAGGAGGGGCGATGTCCAGGCGCAGGATATTCTCTCCGCTGTTTAAGGAATCTCCCAAAATAGAGGCGACATATTGTTACAGGTGCCCATTTGGGTTGAAACAGGAATCATGCAATACGCGCTGCGCATACAGGCTTGAAGAGGAGATAAGACGCGTAGGGCCGCAGTATATATCCTCATTTATCGCCGAACCGATCGTCGGTTCAACTGTCGGCGCATTGGTACCGCCAGATGAGTATTGGCCGATAGTCCGCGATATATGTACCAAATATGATGTTCTTTTAATTGCCGATGAAGTCATGACAGGATGCGGCAGGACGGGAAAAGGTTTTGCCGTTGATAACTGGAACGTTGTCCCCGATATAATTGCCACGGCGAAGGGGCTGGCGGCCGGTTATGTTCCTACCGGAGGTATGATCGCGAGCACCAGTATCGTGGATACGATACGTAATACAAGCGGCGGGTTCATGCACGGCCATACCTATAACAGCAATCCGATAGCGGCAGCGGCGGTAGTTGCGGTCATGAGGTATATGAAAGAACATAAGGTTATCGAGAATGTCGCGAGGAACGGAGAATATCTGATCTCCGGAGTTCGTAAGATAGCAGCGGAGAATCCAATCATCGGCGACGTTCGTGGCAAGGGGTTTATGTGCGGTGTTGAAATAGTCAAAGACAAGGACACTAAAGCGCCATTTGAAAAGGGCGTTGGCGCCGCGGGCGTAGCCACAAAAGAATGTATAAACGCAGGTCTGATAATCTATCCCTCCGGCGGGATGATCGACGGTGTGGAGGGAGACAACTTCCTCCTCGCGCCGCCGCTTGTTACAACGAAAGAGGAGATAGATCTGATCCTTGAGAGATTAAGCAAAGGTATGTCAGCCGCTTCAAAGAAACTTTTGAAATAG
- a CDS encoding AAA family ATPase, protein MKGKLPPLCAKYGRELNGQTSGVDQILEDYAALDRIAVALASEEQNNVALTGPAGCGKTTTVRKLAALIEEGRYRRLAGRRVVELNIDLINQDRKKRDLRFKHILDEAEYYNIIIYVDEAHRLSENSGPSNLLNTLKPYITSGGLSMLISTTSEEFRLYIARDRAMERRFQSVELKEPDHGRLLEILERVARVRYPRTDITKEAIAETARLAALCAPERSEPARSLELLHYEVSAAQINLPPEEYAEKITEEDARRAATLKMDGYRERD, encoded by the coding sequence ATGAAGGGGAAATTACCGCCGCTCTGCGCGAAATACGGGCGTGAACTTAACGGGCAAACCAGCGGCGTCGATCAGATACTGGAAGATTACGCCGCGCTGGACCGCATCGCCGTCGCCCTCGCCTCCGAAGAGCAGAACAATGTCGCGCTCACCGGCCCCGCCGGCTGCGGCAAGACGACGACCGTACGCAAGCTCGCGGCGCTCATCGAAGAGGGCCGCTACCGGCGGCTCGCGGGACGGCGCGTCGTCGAACTCAACATCGACCTGATAAACCAGGACCGCAAAAAGAGAGACCTCCGCTTCAAGCACATCCTTGACGAGGCCGAATACTACAACATCATCATCTACGTCGACGAGGCCCACCGCCTAAGCGAAAACTCCGGCCCCTCGAACCTGCTCAACACGCTGAAACCATACATCACCAGCGGCGGGCTCAGCATGCTCATCTCGACGACCTCCGAAGAGTTCCGGCTCTATATCGCCCGCGACCGCGCGATGGAGCGCCGCTTCCAGTCCGTAGAGCTGAAGGAGCCGGACCACGGGCGGCTGCTGGAGATACTTGAACGCGTGGCGCGCGTGCGTTACCCGCGGACCGACATCACCAAAGAGGCGATCGCGGAGACGGCGAGGCTCGCCGCGCTCTGCGCGCCGGAACGTTCCGAACCGGCGCGTTCGCTCGAACTGCTCCACTACGAGGTCTCCGCGGCGCAGATAAACCTGCCGCCCGAAGAATATGCCGAAAAAATCACGGAAGAAGACGCAAGACGCGCCGCCACCCTCAAGATGGACGGCTATCGGGAAAGAGACTAG